The DNA sequence CAAGAATTTGCAAGAACTCCCAATCCTCTATCACCAATAACGTTTCTGGTCTGTTTGATAGAAAAGAAGGGCAATGATGAAAAAGATAAAGACTAGTACTATATAAAGTATAATTGTACATCATCTTTATCCGTATTATATATGGTATATTGTTACATGAAATTAGTAGGCATATTCAAGGTCCAATCTCATGGATAAGTATCCGAGAAATCAGAACCGAAAGAGAGACATATAACTGTAAGAAACCAGGATCTGAGCTATTAGCCTAATGACCTTAAACATGTTCAAAGATTCAAACAAGTCAATACACGGAGGAAAAGCACACTTTTTCTTGACCTTTTTATTATGTATATGCATCTGTTTGTAAAAATAAGATGGCTAAAAGgaaacaagttctatatatagcCTCTTATctaaatatcaaagaaacaaTATACAAATATGTGTCAATGCAGAGAACATGATAGAATTTATGAGTTTACCTCGAGAACTTCCAAGTTGGGACACCTTTGAATCAATAGGCAATGGTCCTCTGTGTCGAGCAGAGCATAGAGAAGATCTATTTTCTTTATTCGGGATGCAAAAGGAAATACATGGGGTAATTCATGCTTCCCCAAGTATGTTAGGCCCAAGATACATAATTTTGGGGGAACGGGTACACTTTTATACTTGTCTGGCTGGTCATTAAAGGAACCTCCACCAAATTCTTCCAGTGCAGATACTGCCCCGAAGAAGCCAACAAGGTCCAAAACTTCACAATCACTAATTTTGACAGAGACTAAAGATTTACAGTTCTTGGCTATGAGTTCAAGGTCGTGGTAGCTGACTTCAGAGAGCTcagtcatataaaaattaagagTTTCAAGAACTGTGTTGTGCAATGCAAGCTCGTGCAGCCATTCTCCACTGTTTTCTACAATTGTGCTCTCTTCCATATATAAAGTTCGTATGTTTCTGAAAAGTTGGTAGTGCATCAAAGACATACGCATCAGACATCCATATTACGAAAAAGCTTAGAAACCAAATGATCACGCACTCTCAAGTAGTGcataaaaacatcctagttTGTTTGTGCTTAATTATAGTAGTTCAGAGCTTGACTTAGCATAGTAAAGCATTCCAACAATCACAGTCTAAGTAACACATAGATAAGAGTTTGCATACTTGGTTCTCTTTACTGTTAATTCCAGTAACATGGACCACAGTCTACTAATACTGTCAGTTAAAACTATTTATACCACTCTACATCTCCTGAAATGAATATCATAAATGACCAAGCTGGTAACCGGAGATAATTAGGACTTTCGAGGATTGAAGATCGGTGGGCCCCAAAAAAATTACCATAAGAGTACCAAATGTCCTAATCTTTCATTTTAATGAGTTGATTCTGCAAGTATATAGGAGTATCAAACAATGAAACTAAATAACTGATATTCCGAGGTTTCCAAGGTTTCCCAGACAATAAGCAAAGGTAATTCCAACTATCCAGATTTATCTCTCATTGGAGCCTGAAACTCATCTTATGTTTTCGTTAGGTGAGGCGATTCTACACATGTTTTAAACACTACAACTTTTCACATTAAACACTTTAAGCCTGCTTTGTAACAACCGTGCCAAGTTCTGATACATCCCCCCTTGTTAGGCTTTTGGCAAACCACTTTTCCCCCAAAACCACCGACCTATTTCCTCATCCCATCAAACACCTTATCTATTCCTTTCCATTCATGTAATCATATACATTATCTCAGATCATAAAAGTTCTCATTTAACTTTAAACATCAAAACTAACTAATATAAACTCAAAACAGGTACCATCTCCTCAAATTACAAGCCTACACATAAATTGCCCAAATGTCTCTCGctcattatttatttatcagaacagatactaatttgcaAAGCATATAACGCtaattaataaaaacaaaagaaacaaacaagcataaaatcagaaataaacCTGCAAGAACGAGTGATATGCAACAATCCATCCGTAGAAAAGCCAGAGCACTTATCAAGTCTCAGGACCTGGAGCGTCCTGCCACGCGCCTTCGCAAGCAAGACCAGATCCTCATCCTTAACAATCATGCGCCTAAAGTGAAAAGACTTGAGACAAACAAAGCTCCTGGAGAACTCAAGCACCCAGGAGCTAACATAGCCTCCCCAGTCCTCAGGAATCAAGTTGAACATAGCCGCACGTGGCTTCCCCTTGAGCTTCACAGACTCTATGTGGCTGAATCTGTGGAGTAGCTGCTTGGGCGTGCATGTGTAGCAGAAGGCGATTGTGATGTGCTTTCTTGTGAGCGCGTCGAGATGGTACCATCGAGAGCAGACGAGAGAGACGGAGTCGCGGTCCTTTGGATCGGTTATGTAAGGGATGACGCACTCGAAGATTGTGTCTGACATGGTGGTGTGGGTTGGGTTTGTTGTACGCTCGTCCATGGCTGTAAGAAACAGAGAGagattagagagagagagagagagagagactctGTGTGCAAGTTGTGCGGCGCAAACGTAAGAAAATCAAAAGGGGATATAACAAATCCAAAAGATAAACAGTGGGAGTGGGGAGATGCTGTCATAATATTATTGTAGCGCGGAGTCGGAATTAGATCGGAACTGATACATATTTTTCTATCgagtattttatataatatttttatataaatggtTTGAACTTTTAGCTAACGAAATTTGTTTGATTGGACGGATTGGTATTCAAGAGTTgagaaaatgtttaaaaataatggAGGAACAGAAGATATTATGGTAATAATTGTGGGAGGACTGGACAAATAGTTGTGGAGGACTATGATTAATGAAAAAACATTGTTACAGACTAGTAACAGGAGTGTATGGACGTAAAGGTAAAAAAGTACTGTTGATTGGTCTATGCAATAGTACAGTAACGCGGTAAAAAATTACTAATGTTGATGCTGAGTTGATTACTTGATTTGATGGAAGGATCTGGTTTCACTTTTATGATAACGGTAAATTATTGAGATCTGTACATGTTTGTTTTTATCTAGAGTCGACTTCACCATATTATACAGTGATATTCCTTAATTTtactactacctccgtcccattttaaatgcttttgacttttttacacgtattttaagatgttaaaaaaatcacatctaaatataattatttcttataaaatttatatcaaataaaagtttagaatctaaacttttatttaatataagaattgaatttttttattaagtgtagatattgtttttttacacctcaatatacgtgtcagaaagtcaaacatcagttaaaatgggacagagggagtatgtcgGTTTGACTcgtaaatttttaaaaacccCCTTCGTATAATTTGGATAATCATTCCAATTTATACGATTTTtgtgacattttatattattgttgtaTGATATTTTTCTTACTCTTTTACGAGAGAAAGAGTGATTTGaaaataaagatttattttgagaaatttgtttacaaatatattttatttttcaataaataacaagcaagaaaattttaatattctttatttgaaatagtttatatttttaaaaagttatatttatatattttttaaagtataagtaaattatataaatcagATAAGTCAAACGGTCATTATCATCTTCCAAGTAAACATCaagttttagttttttaattaaCGGTTCTCTTATGATGTGTTCATGTACACACGTTGATGCTGAATttaagtttaatttattttaattgattcatattaattttttcccTCTCATTTTTAACACTTTATCTCAACTGCTTGATACGAATTATAAGGTGCATATAAAGTATAGAtttacaaaaaattttaaaagttttattgtTCCGTCTAAAAgttcaaacattaaatttttaatcagaagaaatttttttaaataatttattaaattatgttttatatgagACTTAAAATGAGTGATAAATGCTCGTCTTTCAATATTAAGAATTGAGAAGGACGAAAGTAATACTCTTTTGCGAATAAAAAACCATGCCAATCGAtaagttatataaataaaatttagtataTGTATTCTTTAGTTAATTCGGTGTTAAACTTGGGTAACCGAAAATAACATGCCAATAGCCAAAGGAACTTCCCAACGCCTTCCCTCCtacttggattctttttgtAAAGTTACCGCATATTCTTGCTGTTTCATTTACTCCTATGTTAGTTGACATTTTGTGTACAAAGTTTTCTATATAGTTGCTCATCACTTTCCGGTATTCAAACTgcatttatttcttttaaataaaataaacaatttaTCTGCAATGTAGCCAAGAGAAAAGTTTAATTTCGGCAGTCTGTTCGAATCaaatattgaaataaataatacatatgTACTATTCTTCCACCTGCATCTTAAGAGTTGAGACTGAAATAGTACCAACAGAATCGACATTTCGATATGATATATGCAAGAATAGTCTTGATTTTTGTAAAAGTAGATTataaagattttatttttttaaaaagagggTATCACCTTTTTTTGTCttgatcataaaaaaaatatgttaaatagTTGATCAtatattatgcttaaaaataATAGACTATTtgagtttattttatttgttaatacttaaaaataattatatttatactcTCGCTCGGAAATGGATGAATGACAGAACCTTCAAATTGGAAATTGCAGCCATGATTGTGACTTGCACAATTAGTTTGCGTCCTTTCATCAATTTTATACTAAAAATTAATGGGTCTCCGGTGTGCCAATGAG is a window from the Daucus carota subsp. sativus chromosome 8, DH1 v3.0, whole genome shotgun sequence genome containing:
- the LOC108200034 gene encoding coronatine-insensitive protein 1, whose translation is MDERTTNPTHTTMSDTIFECVIPYITDPKDRDSVSLVCSRWYHLDALTRKHITIAFCYTCTPKQLLHRFSHIESVKLKGKPRAAMFNLIPEDWGGYVSSWVLEFSRSFVCLKSFHFRRMIVKDEDLVLLAKARGRTLQVLRLDKCSGFSTDGLLHITRSCRNIRTLYMEESTIVENSGEWLHELALHNTVLETLNFYMTELSEVSYHDLELIAKNCKSLVSVKISDCEVLDLVGFFGAVSALEEFGGGSFNDQPDKYKSVPVPPKLCILGLTYLGKHELPHVFPFASRIKKIDLLYALLDTEDHCLLIQRCPNLEVLETRNVIGDRGLGVLANSCKKLRRLRIERGADEQEMEDVEGVVTQRGLISLAEGCLELEYLAVYVTDITNESLECMGRHLKKLCDFRLVLLDQQENVADLPLDFGVQALLRGCHELRRFALYLRLGGLTDAGLGFIGQYSQNVRWMLLGYVGQSDAGLLALSRGCPKLQKLEMRGCSFSESAIASAALQLASLRYLWVQGYRRSQTSNALLAMARPFWNIELIPTRRDVHAGALGEPVETEQPAHILAYYSLAGQRTDFPDSVIPLSPVSSNA